One window from the genome of Leucoraja erinacea ecotype New England chromosome 16, Leri_hhj_1, whole genome shotgun sequence encodes:
- the rpn1 gene encoding dolichyl-diphosphooligosaccharide--protein glycosyltransferase subunit 1, whose translation MGAEIALHSGGLLRPFRKHPSPSAPLHAMRASLSISVLLCGLLASLRPVHGGESALVNEDVRRSIDLGTHLAKITAELTLANGGPSATSSFLLALEPALENHLAYIGVTLKNNDEEESSLNLEETVVRGQSGRFFNVRLASSLAAGAKVKLAIETTFTHVLRPFPTHIAQAEKQYVVFEGSHYFYSPYPTKSQTTRVKLASKNIESYTKLGNPSKSEDSIDYGPFKDVAAYSQDTLRLHYENNSPFLAIVSMTRLIEVSHWGNIAVEETIDLKHCGAVLKGPFSRYDYQRQPDSGISSVKSFKTILPAAAQDVYYRDDIGNISTSHLVVLDDSVEMEVRPRFPLFGGWKTHYVIGYNLPSYEYLYNFGDQYALKMRFMDHVFDDQVIDDLTVKLILPEGARNIHLDTPYRIDRQADELHYTYLDTFGRPVITAHKSNLVEQHIQDIVIHYTFNKVLMLQEPLLVVGAFYILFFTVIIYVRLDFSITKDPAAEARMKVASITEQVLTLVNKRLGLYRHFEDAVNKYKQSRDIGTLNSGRKTLETEHRGLSSEIASLQSKLKAEGSDLAEKVAEIQKLDGQVKDLALKASQEAERLVAGKVKKDAYIESDKHLSSKRQDLVSRIDTILDTL comes from the exons ATGGGGGCGGAGATTGCGCTGCACAGCGGCGGCCTGTTGCGACCCTTTCGGAAGCATCCGTCTCCATCCGCCCCTCTCCACGCCATGAGggcttctctctccatctccgtcTTGCTGTGCGGCCTCTTGGCGTCGCTGCGGCCGGTCCATGGTGGCGAGTCGGCGCTGGTGAACGAGGATGTGCGGCGCTCCATCGACTTGGGCACCCACTTGGCCAAGATCACGGCCGAGTTGACGCTGGCCAACGGCGGGCCCTCGGCGACCTCCTCCTTCCTTCTGGCCCTGGAGCCCGCCCTGGAGAACCACCTGGCCTATATAGGAGTCACC TTAAAAAATAACGATGAAGAAGAATCCTCATTGAATCTGGAAGAGACTGTGGTCAGAGGGCAGAG TGGCAGGTTCTTCAACGTGAGGTTGGCATCGAGCCTCGCAGCTGGTGCCAAGGTGAAGCTGGCCATCGAAACCACCTTCACTCACGTGCTGCGGCCCTTCCCAACACACATCGCCCAGGCCGAGAAGCAGTATGTGGTGTTTGAGGGCAGCCACTACTTCTACTCGCCTTACCCCACCAAGAGCCAGACCACCCGGGTCAAGCTTGCCTCCAAGAACATTGAAAGCTACACCAAGCTTGGCAACCCCAGCAAATCCGAGGACTCCATCGATTACGGGCCATTCAAGGACGTTGCTGCCTACAGCCAG GACACACTGAGACTGCACTACGAGAACAACAGCCCTTTCTTGGCCATCGTCAGCATGACACGCCTGATTGAGGTATCTCACTGGGGAAACATCGCCGTGGAGGAGACCATTGACCTGAAGCATTGCGGCGCCGTCCTGAAGGGGCCGTTCTCCCGCTACGACTACCAGAGGCAGCCTGACAGTGGAATATCCTCCGTCAAATCTTTCAAG ACCATCCTGCCTGCTGCGGCCCAAGATGTATACTATCGGGACGACATTGGGAACATCTCCACCAGCCACTTGGTTGTCCTGGATGATTCCGTGGAGATGGAAGTCCGCCCTCGCTTCCCGCTCTTTGGTGGGTGGAAGACTCACTACGTCATTGGATACAACCTGCCCAGTTACGAATACCTGTACAACTTCG GTGACCAGTACGCGTTGAAGATGCGGTTTATGGACCACGTATTTGACGATCAGGTGATCGACGATCTCACCGTGAAGCTTATTCTGCCGGAGGGAGCCCG GAATATTCACTTGGACACTCCGTACCGGATCGACCGGCAAGCAGATGAGCTCCACTACACCTACCTGGACACATTTGGCCGCCCAGTCATCACTGCTCACAAGTCGAACCTGGTGGAGCAGCACATCCAGGATATTGTG ATCCACTACACCTTCAACAAGGTCCTGATGCTACAGGAGCCACTGCTGGTGGTGGGGGCGTTCTACATCCTCTTCTTCACCGTCATCATTTACGTCCGCCTGGATTTTTCCATCACTAAG GACCCGGCGGCCGAGGCCCGGATGAAGGTGGCCTCCATCACGGAGCAGGTACTGACACTGGTCAACAAGCGTCTGGGGCTGTACCGCCACTTTGAGGATGCGGTCAATAAGTACAAGCAGTCCCGCGACATCGGCACGCTCAATAGCGGCCGCAAGACGCTGGAGACGGAGCACCGCGGCCTCTCCAGCGAGATCGCCTCTTTGCAGTCCAAGCTCAAAGCCGAGGGCTCCGACCTTGCTGAGAAG